From one Myxococcota bacterium genomic stretch:
- a CDS encoding peptide ABC transporter substrate-binding protein — MRTRGALLSLFAVLATACLRGQDRAPARVLRINLETEPPTLDWNLATDGVSIVAIEQLMRGLTRLGPDLVPQPDLAESWRVSDDGRTYTFNLRPGVLWSDGVPLRAQHFVDSWQRLLDPKTAAEYAYSLFGIHNARAFNSGQLRDFAQVGVRAPDDRTLVVELDAPLVYFPALVNFMVTFPLRADLVARFGERWTDPGNLVTLGPFVLEEWRHDYRLVLRANERYWAGRPALDRIYAYMVTEGSTALVLFEQGLLDLVRIPSLEIRRYVGRPEYLRQPLLRGYYYGFNVKKPPFDDVRVRRAFALAIDRSKFPEVLRGGEQPWPSWIPPGMPYANPALGLRFDPERARSLLREAGVDPATLPPVAIVYNNDQTHKLVAELVQAFWRDNLGVRVELQNREWKVFLAEVTHDPPAVFRMGWGADFPDPDNFMNLFTSESENNHTRWGNHAYDDRVERAAREPDPARRQALYDEAQRILVEEDVPIVPLFVTSANFALQPRVRGFVPSPLDLFFFDQVHTE, encoded by the coding sequence ATGCGAACGCGCGGCGCGCTGCTCTCCCTCTTCGCGGTGCTCGCGACCGCCTGCCTGCGCGGCCAGGACCGCGCCCCCGCGCGCGTGCTGCGCATCAACCTCGAGACCGAGCCGCCCACGCTCGACTGGAACCTGGCCACCGACGGCGTGTCGATCGTGGCGATCGAGCAGCTCATGCGCGGGCTGACTCGGCTGGGCCCCGACCTCGTGCCGCAGCCCGATCTCGCAGAGAGCTGGCGGGTTTCGGACGACGGTCGCACGTACACCTTCAACCTGCGCCCGGGCGTCTTGTGGAGCGACGGCGTGCCGCTGCGCGCGCAGCACTTCGTGGACTCGTGGCAGCGGCTGCTCGATCCGAAGACCGCCGCCGAGTACGCCTACAGCCTGTTCGGCATCCACAACGCGCGCGCGTTCAACTCGGGTCAGCTCCGCGACTTCGCGCAGGTCGGCGTGCGCGCGCCCGACGACCGCACGCTCGTGGTCGAGCTCGACGCGCCGCTGGTCTACTTCCCGGCGCTGGTGAACTTCATGGTGACCTTCCCGCTGCGCGCGGACCTGGTCGCGCGCTTCGGCGAGCGCTGGACCGACCCGGGGAACCTGGTGACTCTAGGGCCGTTCGTGCTCGAGGAGTGGCGCCACGACTACCGGCTCGTGCTGCGCGCGAACGAGCGCTACTGGGCGGGCCGCCCGGCGCTCGACCGGATCTACGCGTACATGGTCACCGAGGGCAGCACGGCGCTGGTCCTGTTCGAGCAGGGTCTGCTCGACCTGGTGCGCATTCCGTCGCTCGAGATCCGCCGCTATGTGGGCCGGCCCGAGTATCTGCGCCAGCCGCTGCTGCGCGGCTACTACTACGGCTTCAACGTGAAGAAGCCGCCCTTCGACGACGTGCGCGTGCGCCGCGCGTTCGCGCTCGCGATCGACCGCTCGAAGTTCCCCGAGGTGCTGCGCGGCGGTGAGCAGCCCTGGCCCTCGTGGATCCCGCCCGGCATGCCCTACGCGAACCCCGCGCTCGGCCTGCGCTTCGATCCCGAGCGCGCGCGCTCACTCCTGCGCGAAGCCGGCGTCGACCCGGCCACGCTGCCGCCGGTCGCGATCGTCTACAACAACGACCAGACGCACAAGCTGGTCGCCGAGCTGGTGCAGGCGTTCTGGCGCGACAACCTGGGCGTGCGGGTCGAGCTCCAGAACCGCGAGTGGAAGGTGTTCCTCGCCGAGGTCACGCACGACCCGCCGGCGGTCTTCCGCATGGGCTGGGGCGCCGATTTCCCCGACCCCGACAACTTCATGAATCTCTTCACGTCCGAGAGCGAGAACAACCACACGCGCTGGGGGAATCACGCCTACGACGACCGGGTGGAGCGCGCGGCGCGCGAGCCCGATCCCGCGCGCCGCCAGGCGCTCTACGACGAGGCGCAGCGCATCCTCGTGGAAGAAGACGTGCCGATCGTGCCGCTGTTCGTGACCTCGGCGAACTTCGCGCTGCAGCCGCGGGTGCGCGGCTTCGTGCCCAGCCCCCTCGACCTGTTCTTCTTCGACCAGGTCCACACCGAGTGA
- a CDS encoding ABC transporter permease: MIRLALGRAAAAIPVLWAVATLTFLLLRFLPGGPFDKERSLPPEIMRNLAHRYALDRPVSEQYADYLERVVRGDLGPSYKYLGRDVADIVRDAMPVSLELGGAAFVLSLAGGIALGLAAGARRGSALDQLVTLGSLVGVSAPSFVIGAGLILSFGLALRWLPAGLWEGPAHVILPALTLAALPMAYAAQLTRTQVLEALDQDWVRTARALGVPEGRVRRRHVLRNALLAVMTYSGPLLANLLTGSFVVEHIFAVPGLGRFFVTAVANRDYPLVLGVTLVYAAFVVLANLLVDLAYAWADPRIRIGGGR, from the coding sequence GTGATTCGCCTGGCGCTCGGGCGCGCGGCAGCCGCCATCCCCGTGCTCTGGGCGGTGGCCACGCTGACGTTCCTGTTGCTGCGCTTCCTGCCCGGCGGGCCGTTCGACAAGGAGCGCAGCCTGCCGCCCGAGATCATGCGCAACCTCGCGCACCGCTACGCGCTCGACCGGCCCGTGAGCGAGCAGTACGCCGACTATCTCGAGCGCGTGGTGCGCGGCGACCTCGGGCCCTCGTACAAATACCTGGGCCGCGACGTGGCCGACATCGTGCGCGACGCCATGCCCGTGTCACTCGAGCTCGGCGGAGCGGCCTTCGTGCTCTCGCTCGCGGGCGGGATCGCGCTGGGGCTGGCCGCGGGCGCGCGGCGCGGCAGCGCGCTGGACCAGCTCGTGACCCTGGGGTCACTCGTGGGCGTGTCGGCGCCGAGCTTCGTGATCGGCGCCGGTCTGATCCTCTCGTTCGGCCTGGCGCTGCGCTGGCTGCCGGCCGGTCTCTGGGAGGGGCCGGCGCACGTGATCCTGCCGGCGCTCACGCTGGCGGCGCTGCCCATGGCCTACGCGGCCCAGCTCACGCGCACGCAGGTGCTCGAGGCGCTGGACCAGGACTGGGTGCGCACGGCGCGCGCGCTCGGCGTGCCCGAGGGGCGCGTGCGCCGGCGGCACGTGCTGCGCAACGCGCTGCTCGCCGTGATGACTTACTCGGGCCCGCTGCTCGCCAACCTGCTCACCGGCTCGTTCGTGGTGGAGCACATCTTCGCCGTGCCGGGCCTGGGCCGCTTCTTCGTGACCGCCGTCGCCAACCGCGACTACCCGCTCGTGCTGGGAGTCACTCTGGTGTACGCGGCCTTCGTGGTGCTCGCCAACCTGCTGGTCGACCTGGCCTACGCCTGGGCCGACCCGCGCATCCGCATCGGGGGCGGCCGGTGA
- a CDS encoding ABC transporter permease: protein MSPRGWVGAGLLVVLTLFAVAGDRVAGYRFDAQDPAHALEPPSRTHWLGCDALGRDLLARLCEGGRVSLLVAVGATALAIALGLGYGALSGWVGGRTDALLMRVIEVLYALPDVLVIVLLIEVLTAAFGGLPDLLRRLFAIAVALGFTGFVGVARLVRALVLQAREETWVEAARASGAGPTRILMRHVLPNVAAPVLVSAALQVPAAIRAESIVSFIGLGIKPPFSSWGTLAADGFEAMRSFPHLIFFPCLAILASLLGFHLLREALQERLDPRRRP from the coding sequence GTGAGCCCTCGCGGCTGGGTGGGCGCCGGGCTGCTCGTGGTTCTCACGCTCTTCGCCGTGGCCGGAGACCGGGTCGCCGGCTACCGCTTCGACGCGCAGGACCCGGCCCACGCGCTCGAGCCGCCCTCGCGCACTCACTGGCTGGGCTGCGATGCGCTGGGCCGCGACCTTCTGGCGCGGCTGTGCGAGGGCGGCCGGGTGTCGCTCCTGGTCGCGGTGGGCGCCACCGCGCTCGCGATCGCGCTGGGGCTCGGCTACGGGGCGCTCTCGGGCTGGGTCGGCGGGCGGACCGACGCGCTGCTCATGCGCGTGATCGAGGTGCTGTACGCGCTGCCCGACGTGCTGGTGATCGTGCTCCTGATCGAGGTGCTGACGGCCGCCTTCGGCGGGCTGCCCGATCTCTTGCGGCGGCTGTTCGCGATCGCGGTGGCGCTCGGCTTCACCGGCTTCGTGGGCGTGGCGCGCCTGGTGCGCGCGCTGGTGCTCCAGGCGCGCGAGGAGACCTGGGTCGAGGCGGCGCGCGCGAGCGGGGCCGGACCGACCCGCATCCTGATGCGGCACGTGCTGCCCAACGTGGCGGCCCCGGTCTTGGTGAGCGCGGCGCTCCAGGTGCCGGCCGCGATCCGCGCCGAGTCGATCGTCTCGTTCATCGGCCTGGGCATCAAGCCCCCGTTCTCGAGCTGGGGCACGCTCGCGGCCGACGGCTTTGAAGCAATGCGCTCGTTCCCGCATCTGATCTTTTTTCCGTGCCTGGCGATCCTCGCTTCATTGCTCGGGTTTCATCTGCTGCGGGAGGCGCTCCAGGAAAGACTCGATCCGCGCCGGCGGCCGTGA
- a CDS encoding ATP-binding cassette domain-containing protein: MIQARALTKRYGGLTAIQNVSFEIAKGEVVGFLGPNAAGKTTTMRILTGYIPASSGSVSVGGFDVALDPRSAKRVTGYLPETPPLYPEMLVHEYLHYAATLHDVPRGERRDKVARAIASCGLEAVSERVIRTLSKGYRQRVGLAQAIVHDPAVLILDEPTAGLDPIQIDEIRKLITRLADEQGRTVILSTHIMGEVQAICKRVLLIAFGKLRLDAALDALQAQGSLEQMFLSEVEKAKREELGGAAEGSA; the protein is encoded by the coding sequence GTGATCCAAGCGCGAGCACTGACCAAACGTTACGGCGGACTGACTGCCATCCAGAACGTGTCGTTCGAGATCGCCAAGGGCGAGGTGGTCGGCTTCCTGGGCCCCAACGCCGCGGGCAAGACCACCACCATGCGCATCCTGACCGGCTACATCCCGGCCTCCTCGGGCTCGGTCTCGGTGGGCGGCTTCGACGTGGCGCTCGACCCGCGCTCGGCCAAGCGAGTCACCGGCTATCTGCCCGAGACACCGCCGCTCTATCCCGAGATGCTCGTGCACGAGTATCTCCACTACGCGGCGACCCTGCACGACGTGCCGCGCGGCGAGCGCCGCGACAAGGTGGCGCGCGCGATCGCCTCGTGCGGGCTCGAGGCGGTGAGCGAGCGCGTGATCCGCACGCTCTCCAAGGGCTACCGCCAGCGTGTCGGCCTGGCGCAGGCGATCGTGCACGACCCGGCGGTGCTGATCCTGGACGAGCCGACCGCGGGCCTCGACCCGATCCAGATCGACGAGATCCGCAAGCTGATCACGCGGCTCGCGGACGAGCAGGGCCGCACGGTCATTCTCTCCACCCACATCATGGGCGAGGTCCAGGCCATCTGTAAGCGCGTGCTGTTGATCGCCTTCGGCAAGCTGCGGCTCGACGCCGCGCTCGACGCGTTGCAGGCCCAGGGCTCGCTCGAGCAGATGTTCCTGAGCGAGGTCGAGAAGGCCAAGCGCGAGGAGCTGGGTGGCGCAGCGGAGGGTTCGGCGTGA
- a CDS encoding ABC transporter permease, translating to MSHVFAICGRELRSMFTTPDAYVLIGVYMFFAGFVFFFSLGSFILAIQQIQALGATQYLEEWNLQDKVVADSLSTFSILLGIVVPLLAMRGFAAERATGSIELLLTSPITSAEIVIGKFLAIAILLAVVTALTSLFVALLFLYGNPEVWQTLSGLQILFLYALAIAAISSFVSSLTRSQIVAGILGIVISILLLFLPVAGYFSQSETLRNLLIWLGPNTHLEPALRGDVRSEDLAYFAIVVVAFLSLARAAVDSLRWS from the coding sequence GTGAGTCACGTATTCGCCATCTGCGGGCGCGAGCTGCGCTCCATGTTCACCACGCCGGACGCCTACGTGCTGATCGGCGTCTACATGTTCTTCGCGGGCTTCGTGTTCTTCTTCAGCCTGGGCTCGTTCATCCTGGCCATCCAGCAGATCCAGGCGCTGGGCGCGACCCAGTATCTCGAAGAGTGGAACCTGCAGGACAAGGTGGTCGCCGACTCGCTCTCCACCTTCTCGATCCTGCTGGGCATCGTGGTGCCGCTTTTGGCCATGCGCGGCTTCGCCGCCGAGCGCGCGACCGGCTCGATCGAGCTCTTGCTCACCAGCCCCATCACCAGCGCCGAGATCGTGATCGGCAAGTTCCTGGCGATCGCGATCCTGCTCGCGGTCGTGACCGCGCTGACCAGCCTGTTCGTGGCGCTGCTCTTCCTGTACGGGAACCCGGAGGTCTGGCAGACCCTGTCGGGGCTGCAGATCCTGTTCCTGTACGCGCTCGCGATCGCCGCGATCTCGAGCTTCGTCTCGTCGCTCACGCGCAGCCAGATCGTCGCGGGGATCCTGGGCATCGTGATCTCGATCCTGCTGCTCTTCCTGCCCGTGGCGGGCTACTTCTCGCAGAGTGAGACGCTGCGGAACCTGTTGATCTGGCTCGGCCCCAACACGCACCTCGAGCCGGCGCTGCGCGGCGACGTGCGCTCCGAGGACCTGGCCTACTTCGCGATCGTGGTCGTGGCCTTCCTGTCGCTCGCGCGGGCCGCGGTCGACTCACTGCGCTGGAGCTGA